The genomic region CGTTCTCCGCAGCTCACTGAGCAACGATTTCCCGTTGCCGCATGTGGCGATCAAGGTGGAATATACGGACGGATTTATCGGTGCAAACGTCCTTGCGATTCGCGTGGAGGATGCGCAAATCATCGCGGACCTGATGATGGGGGGCGACGGGACGACAGCTCCGTCTGAGCTCAACGAACTCCACTTGTCAGCTGTTGCCGAAGCCATGAACCAGATGATGGGTTCCGCTTCGACCTCAATGTCCACGATCTTCAATATGATGGTCAACATCACCCCGCCGATTGTGGACGTGATGGACTTTGATAACAAGCAGTCGGCTAGCCTGTTCCCGGATGACGAAGTGCTGATCAAGATTTCCTTCCGTCTGATTATCGGTACGCTGATTGACTCGCACATCATGCAATTGGTTCCGGTGTCATTTGCGAAAGACATGATCTCGAAGTTGACGGGCGGCATGGGCGACAGTGCGGAGCCGGAACCCGCTCCGACACCTGCCCAAGCGATGCCGGAACCGACTCCGGTCGCGACCGCGGCACCTGTACAACCGATGGCTCAACCTTCGCAACCGGTCGCGCAGCCGATGTATGAGGCTCCTGTTGCTGCTGCAGGTGCGCCGGGGCACTACCCGCCGCCGCAACAGCAGTATCCGCCGCAACCGATGTACGCAGAGCAACAACCGCCGGCGGGCTACCCACCGTATCCGCCGCAGCAATACCCGCCGCAATATGCGTACCCTCCGTACCCGCAGCCATATCCGCCACAAGGGTACCCGGGCTATGGGGACCCGGCTGCTCAAGCCACTGGAAACCAACCGCGTCCCATTCAACAAAATGTCAATGTACAACCGGCTCAATTTTCTTCTTTCGATGCGTCCGACATTACTGGTGGACAAGGGAATCTTGACCTCTTGCTAGATATCCCGCTTTCGATTACTGTTGAGTTAGGACGTACGAAGAAATTAATCCGCGACATTTTGGAACTCGTGCCCGGTTCCATCGTACAATTGGATAAATTGGCGGGGGACCCGGTTGATATCATGGTCAACAACAAGTTGGTCGCCAAAGGAGAAGTCGTGGTCATTGACGAAAACTTTGGTGTACGGGTAACGGACATTATCAGTCCGGCCGAACGAGTTCGCAAATTACAGTAATTAGACTAGGGGGAACCAAACAATGTCTCACAAAATCTTGATCGTTGACGATGCGGCATTTATGCGAATGATGATTAAGGAAATTCTCACCCGCAATGGCTATAACGTAGTGGGCGAGGCACAAGACGGCGCACAAGCTGTTGAAAAATACAAAGAACTGCGTCCGGACCTTGTCACCATGGACATCACGATGCCGGAAATGGACGGTATTCACGCGCTGAAGGAAATCCGTGCTTTCGATGTAAACGCACGCGTTATCATGTGCTCCGCAATGGGTCAACAAGCGATGGTTATCGACGCAATCCAAGCGGGTGCGAAAGACTTCATCGTCAAGCCGTTCCAAGCAGATCGCGTTATCGAAGCGATCAAGAAAACTTTGGGCTAAACGTTCCCTGAACGTCAACATTTTAGAAAGGGTGGGGTCATGCGACCGACGATCACTCGTACTATTACCACTTGGTCTGTTGCACTGAGTGTCTTCTGGTTCTCCTCCCCACCTCATGTGTTGGCGGTTGGCGAAAACGTCACAAAAGCGATTCAGGACAAGCAAAACGGTTCCACTCAGACGGTTCCGCCAACTGCCACCGGCGATGGTTCGCTCCTATGGTCGTTGTTGCAACTGGTCTTCGCCTTAGGAATCATAATTGCCATCATCTATTTCTTGATTCGATTCCTTTCGCAGAGGACGAATCTCTCTCGCAACCAAGTGTTCCAATCGCTCGGCGCTCAAGCGCTTGGCAAGGATCGTTCGGTACACCTGGTCTCAGTAGGGGACAAGGTGTATCTGCTCGGGGTGGGGGATACGATTACACTGCTTGATACCGTAACGGATGCGGAATTGATTGAGCGCCTGCGGGAGAATGTCCAACAGCCGATCGTACGTCCCGTTTCCGGTATGCAAGACTGGATCAACCGCCTGCGCCCCAAAGCGAAAGCCCAGGCGGAAGAGATCCAAGTAGAAGAATTGCCGTTTGACGCTGCTCTGCGTGAGAAGCTGAACAACTTGAAGGAAAGGCGTCAACAGACGGTCGACGATTGGCAGGATCCATCCAAATGAAAAACTTGAGAATGCTCTTTCTCTTCGTCGTCATGCTGCTGAGCCTGATGTGGGCCCATCCGGCGCTTGCCGAAGGGACGGTCATCCCAGGGGTGAATATCGGAGTTTCGACTTCGGACAACCCCGAATCTGTTGCAACTTCTCTGCAGATCATCACCATCTTGACGGTGCTTTCCTTGGCGCCGTCCATCTTGGTATTGATGACCTGCTTTACGCGTATCGTCGTCGTGTTGGGATTTGTGCGCAACGCTTTGGCGTTGCAACAGATGCCGCCGACACAGGTTTTGGTCGGATTGGCTTTGTTCATGACGCTGTTTGTCATGTATCCGACTTTCAACCAAATCAATGACCAAGCGCTTCAACCGTATTTGAATGGTCAACTCACACAAACTCAGGCCCTTACAAAAGCTGAGATTCCGCTGAAGCATTTTATGGCCAACC from Tumebacillus amylolyticus harbors:
- the fliY gene encoding flagellar motor switch phosphatase FliY, giving the protein MNKDVLSQQEIDALLRQNGDDDGTDPNSDDIRLSDYLSDFETDALGEIGNISFGTAATALSTLLRQKVDITTPKVSAVLRSSLSNDFPLPHVAIKVEYTDGFIGANVLAIRVEDAQIIADLMMGGDGTTAPSELNELHLSAVAEAMNQMMGSASTSMSTIFNMMVNITPPIVDVMDFDNKQSASLFPDDEVLIKISFRLIIGTLIDSHIMQLVPVSFAKDMISKLTGGMGDSAEPEPAPTPAQAMPEPTPVATAAPVQPMAQPSQPVAQPMYEAPVAAAGAPGHYPPPQQQYPPQPMYAEQQPPAGYPPYPPQQYPPQYAYPPYPQPYPPQGYPGYGDPAAQATGNQPRPIQQNVNVQPAQFSSFDASDITGGQGNLDLLLDIPLSITVELGRTKKLIRDILELVPGSIVQLDKLAGDPVDIMVNNKLVAKGEVVVIDENFGVRVTDIISPAERVRKLQ
- a CDS encoding response regulator; protein product: MSHKILIVDDAAFMRMMIKEILTRNGYNVVGEAQDGAQAVEKYKELRPDLVTMDITMPEMDGIHALKEIRAFDVNARVIMCSAMGQQAMVIDAIQAGAKDFIVKPFQADRVIEAIKKTLG
- a CDS encoding flagellar biosynthetic protein FliO; translation: MRPTITRTITTWSVALSVFWFSSPPHVLAVGENVTKAIQDKQNGSTQTVPPTATGDGSLLWSLLQLVFALGIIIAIIYFLIRFLSQRTNLSRNQVFQSLGAQALGKDRSVHLVSVGDKVYLLGVGDTITLLDTVTDAELIERLRENVQQPIVRPVSGMQDWINRLRPKAKAQAEEIQVEELPFDAALREKLNNLKERRQQTVDDWQDPSK
- the fliP gene encoding flagellar type III secretion system pore protein FliP (The bacterial flagellar biogenesis protein FliP forms a type III secretion system (T3SS)-type pore required for flagellar assembly.), producing the protein MKNLRMLFLFVVMLLSLMWAHPALAEGTVIPGVNIGVSTSDNPESVATSLQIITILTVLSLAPSILVLMTCFTRIVVVLGFVRNALALQQMPPTQVLVGLALFMTLFVMYPTFNQINDQALQPYLNGQLTQTQALTKAEIPLKHFMANQTRPQDLQLFLDYRKQALPDSVEAIPLSTLVPSYVISELKTAFELGFMIFIPFLIIDMVVASVLMSMGMMMLPPVMISMPFKVLLFIMVDGWYLVVKSLLAGYQ